In Homo sapiens chromosome 3 genomic patch of type FIX, GRCh38.p14 PATCHES HG2066_PATCH, a genomic segment contains:
- the LOC124905403 gene encoding zinc finger protein OZF-like: MDRSDVGDPGRERRQGAFKNWEDSLNIHQRDPSREILRTRTRNIRPAEIKDVKISLEKKSQKGKEFDNFFNLSSKSISHSRIHREKNKGPVSEVKIQVTTYERLQSVAPLAARFREALAGKGSAKRHQGSQAGPRARRRKRVSTGVAFRDRSALDKERGQQNYPGEKPFICKECGKAFGQSASLIVHQRIHTGEKPFLCNECGKGFRQRSHLIRHQRIHTGEKPYECQECGNTFSQSSNLIVHQGIHTGEKSFECGKCGKAFSRSSGLTVPQRIHTGEKPFECNECGKAFSCSSYLIVHQRIHTGEKPYQCNECERAFGQSSHLILHQTTHAQKKPQLATWVRAHC, translated from the exons ATGGATAGGTCAGATGTAGGAGACCCAG ggagagagagaaggcaaggAGCATTCAAAAATTGGGAAGACAGTTTGAATATTCATCAGAGAGATCCTTCCAGGGAGATACTGAGGACGAGGACTAGAAATATAAGGCCAGCAGAAATCAAGGATGTAAAAATCTCCCTAGAGAAGAAAAGCCAGAAAGGTAAAGAATTTGATAACTTCTTTAATCTAAGCTCAAAAAGTATTTCACATTCGAGAATTCACAGGGAGAAGAACAAGGGGCCAGTTTCAGAAGTCAAAATACAAGTCACAACTTACGAAAGGCTTCAGAGTGTAGCCCCTCTGGCAGCCAGGTTTAGAGAAGCCCTAGCGGGGAAGGGAAGTGCAAAGAGGCATCAGGGAAGCCAGGCAGGACCCAgagcaaggagaaggaagagagtttCCACAGGTGTTGCCTTCAGAGACAGGAGTGCCCTTGACAAGGAAAGAGGGCAACAAAACTACCCAGGAGAGAAACCCTTTATCTGTAAGGAGTGTGGAAAAGCCTTTGGTCAGAGTGCAAGCCTTATCGTGCACCAAAGAATTCACACAGGGGAGAAACCTTTCCTATGTAATGAATGCGGAAAAGGTTTCAGACAGAGATCACACCTCATACGACATCAGAGGATccatactggtgagaaaccctatgaatgccAGGAATGTGGGAATACCTTCAGCCAGAGCTCAAATCTCATAGTTCATCAGGGcatccacactggagagaaatCTTTTGAATGTGGTaagtgtgggaaagccttcagccGGAGTTCAGGCCTCACTGTCCCTCAGAGGATCCACACGGGGGAGAAGCCATTTGAGTGTAATGAATGCGGCAAAGCTTTCAGTTGTAGTTCATACCTTATTGtgcatcagagaattcacacaggGGAGAAACCCTATCAGTGTAATGAGTGTGAAAGAGCCTTTGGCCAGAGCTCCCATCTTATTCTCCATCAGACAACTCATGCCCAGAAGAAACCTCAGCTGGCTACTTGGGTTAGGGCCCACTGTTAA